GCTCTCATGTTTGCTATTCACATGCATCTGCTACTTTTACTGTGTGATCAAACCTCTTGGACCCTCCAATTATACGTATATAGATATAAATCTTTCCCCTTTCGCTCTCTGCATTACGTATATGTTCGAAATAAAGTTTTGACGAAGGCTTGCCTTCTTTATGTATTATCAGGGATATGAAACATCAGCCAGGAATACGCAACAAATGGCTATCGAAAAAATATCCATACCTCCAAATATCGGTTATGGGTGAGTACACTCCTTCTCAACTTTGTTACCTAAGTTGAAAAAATATGCCTTTTTTACAAGAATAAGCAACAAATGGCTTtctgctttatttttttttttttttttttgaaacaacttTCTGCTTTATCTATCTAAagttttattctttattattaggCTTGTAAAGTCCTACTTATTACACTATGGGTATGAGGAGACGCTCAATGCTTTCAACCTTGCTACTAAAACTACAGTCCCTCCAATTCTTATAGCTCAAGAGAATGCTATTGATGACGAGGATGATTTGCATCAGAGAAAAACTCTTAGAAAGGTATTGAAAGAGTTCTACTGTGCCTAAAATTTTACTGGTTATAGTTCAACAAAAAAAGATCTTCTAAATTTACGAATTATTGCTTTGTTTGGTTGGTTTTGACCGGTCCATACTTCATTTGGTATAGCTTGTGAGGAATGGTGACATTGATGCTGCTCTGGCTAATCTCCAAGATTCGTATCCCCAAATTGTACAGGTGAACTGAGATTCGTTTATTTTGTATTGCTAAGATAATCACTTTGCAGGATTGAGATATCAACTCTAACCTAGCTGTACTTACTGCAGGACGATAAATCTGTAGTTTGTTTCCTCCTTCACTGTCAAAAGTTTATTGAGTTTGTACGGGTATGCTCTTGATTCCCTTATACATCTTGTTTCAcatttttaagatttttcacAAGTTTTTCTGTGTCTTATAAGAAACATCGAGTTTGTTCTCTAATTTGTGGTTCTGGAAAACAGGTAGGAAAACTTGCAGAAGGTGTGAAGTATGGCAGACTCGAGTTAGCCAAATTTGTTGGGTTAACCGAGTTTCAAGATATAATCGAGGTACTGCTGACTCCTTCAACTTTATTCCTTTTGCCTCTTTCAAGCAAGATCTGGTTCAAACGTAGAGAGATTCTATTTTGCTGGTCTCTTACGACTAACTCGATTTCCATGTTGGTTATTCAGGACTGCTTTGCTTTGCTTGTTTATCCAAAGCCCGAGGAATCACCGGTGGGGTACTTCCTAGAAGACTCGCAGAGGGAACTAGTTGCTGATGCAGTGAATGCAGCGATTTTGTCAAACAAGAAAGATGCGTGTCACTTGCATTCCCATCTGGAGATGCTGCTAAGACAGCTAACAGTTTGCTGTTTGGAAAGGCGGTCAATGAATGGAGACCAAGGCGAAACATTCCGGCTCCACCATGTTCTTAACAACAACAGTACAAGAAGATGAAATCGGATTAGCCGCGCATTTTGCTTTTGAAACTCTGCTTTGTTTCTTTGGTTGTTTTCATCCTTACGTGGCTCTTGTTCATACCTGTGATATTATTCTGAACTTTCCTATTCTGTAAAAAGAAAGTTTTAAGAATAAATCTTGCAATCCAAAGTGTAGATGTTTCAGACGAAGTTTGTTCACAATGTGAGCTTCTGATTGTGTTTATGATTCTATTTTTTCACTAATAGAagatctttatatataaaagaagcaTTGTATCCATCCTGAGGCTGCCAGCTCGGATTCCACGTCGGAAATAGGAGCTCCCTCGCGCTGACACGTCGGATCCGCACCGTTTCACTAAAGTTTTTGTCTGAACGGGCTTCACGCGCTAACCAGAGGTTTCTTCTTCACGAGGCCCATATGCACAGATCTTATACGGAAAACCCTAATCAGTTGCTCCCTTCCTGATCTTCGTTCGTCTTCTATCGGCGCATCGATCGTCCAGAACCTGTAACGGTTATGTTTTTAATCGTCTTTAATCGTATTTAATTCCTACCCCACTCAAATCAACCTCTTGAGCCGTTCATCGGCTATATTGTGTATAAATATACTTCGATTTCACAGATGCGCTTTCCACGCTTTCCTAATCTCACACCTTGCTCATACTCAGAACTTACTCATCATCTTCTTAAATGGCTTTGACAAAGGTTTTCTTTTCCGATCTCAAGACTGGGCGGTGCTCATCCGTTGTGGAGGCGAGACTGCTTCGATTCTGGGAGGCTAAGAACGTTAAGCGTGGTGGTGAGCTGATGTGGATGGATCTGCTCATGGTCGATGTCAACGTGAGTTGTTCATCCTATCGCAGTCGTTTCGTactttaaaattatgattattAGTGTTGATTTGGTTTGTCGTTGATCCTTTGGTTTAGTATAGGTTTTGTCTTCCTGTGATTGTCAGTGTTGATTTGGTTTGTCGTTGATCTTTTGTTTAGTATAGGTTCTGTCTTCCTGTTATAAAGATAATTAATTACTTTTGAGTTCTTATGTAACTGATGGATTCTTATCTGCGTTTCAGTCAACCATGATGCAAGTCACGATCAGTGCTGGCCGTCTTCCACAGTTTCGGGATAGGCTCCTTGCCGGAACAATGTTTTCATTGTCCGGTTTTGATGTCTCCAGATGCGCACAGAATTTCCGGCTCACTGATTCGTCTTTGATGATCCGGTTCAGCGAGACTACCTCATTCCAACTGTTGACTGAACCTGACTCCCCCTTGCCAGAGGAAGCATTCCGGTTCCGTAACCAACAGGAGCTAATTGGTCTTGCCAATACAAACACTCAGCTACCAGGTATGTTGATACAGTAGCACGTACTTATATGTTGTTGATATTTTGAGTATAGAGTTAGGATCAGACTGGTATTATAAAGAAAATGATACCGGCTTTGAACTTGATGTAGACATCATATGTGAGATATTGAGTGTGAAGAGCACGGTTTGTGATCCTCCAGAGGAGAAGAATCGTGTTATGGTGACTCTGAAGCTGGAAAGGTAAATTTTTGACTCTCATgctgttttattttttccataATGTGCAGTGATGAATATATTTGATGTCAATTGATTCTCTGATATGTGCAGTGATGAGACCGTCACTTTAAGCTTCTTTGACTCTCAGGCGGTTACTTTCCATAACCAGCTTGAGGCTATGAGTGTTGATCCGAAGGTCATGGTCGTAACTAGCATCAATCCCAAGATAGTCGGAGGTATCGAATTGTGTGGTATACTGTGATGTCATAACACTTTTGTCCTGAAAAATTGCCATCTATGTAGGTCGTCTGTTTCTTAACGCTACGTCTGGAACGCACGTGTATTTTGATAAGAAGACTATAGCAGGAGCTGCTCGATTCTACAGGTATGAATGTCGTTAATCAGCCGTGTGTTTGTGTGTTCGGTTGTTCTTTGCCTAATCATTATGCTCTGCGTAGGCTGGTCGCCAGAGATACTGGTCTGCCGTCGGCCGCTCCACTGCTAAAGTCATATGCGAAGGTGGAGACTATGACCATCGCTGACCTCAGCAGTTTCATCGTTTCTACTGCATCTCAGGTATAATAGctgttggttttgttttgtattattttatctGTAGTGTCAGTGTTCGCTTTTCATGTGAGTCTTGATTATATGTTGCAGGAGATTGATTTTCTGTGCACTGGGAAAGTTGTCCGGATTGACACAGATAAGGGGTGGTGTTATGTTGCCTGCTCAAAATGCAGTAAAAAATTACAGCGGACTGAGTCTGCATTCACGTGTGGAGTATGCAACAATCCACATGCTGTTGGGGCCCTACGGTAAGTATCACGTCTTATATATGAGGATTTACACGTCTGCTGGTGACCTGACCTCACCTTTACCATCTTCATATAGCTATCGTGTGGAGATGGCAATATCTGATGATACTGCGGAAGGAGTATTCGTATGGTTCGATGGTGTATTAACGAAGCTGCATAGTATCCGAGCAAGCGAAGCTGCACAAATGCTGGTATGACTCATAACTGTTTACATTCGTGATGTCAACGAAATCTTActtctcatctttttttttttacaaggcTGAAGACGGTGTGAACCCTGAGGACACTAGGTTACCCCCGTTCATTGCAGATACGGAAGGAAAAACGTACACTTTCCAAGTGAGGGTCACTGCGTTTAACTTTACCGAGCATTACAAGACATTCACCATAACACGTATTGCTGAGGATCATGGTCGTCTACCAGTAGATGACGTTGTGAACAATGTAAGTTATGTGTGTATCGTGATGTTC
This region of Brassica napus cultivar Da-Ae chromosome C5, Da-Ae, whole genome shotgun sequence genomic DNA includes:
- the LOC125587697 gene encoding uncharacterized protein LOC125587697; protein product: MALTKVFFSDLKTGRCSSVVEARLLRFWEAKNVKRGGELMWMDLLMVDVNSTMMQVTISAGRLPQFRDRLLAGTMFSLSGFDVSRCAQNFRLTDSSLMIRFSETTSFQLLTEPDSPLPEEAFRFRNQQELIGLANTNTQLPGMLIQ
- the LOC125587217 gene encoding uncharacterized protein LOC125587217; this translates as MVTLKLESDETVTLSFFDSQAVTFHNQLEAMSVDPKVMVVTSINPKIVGGRLFLNATSGTHVYFDKKTIAGAARFYRLVARDTGLPSAAPLLKSYAKVETMTIADLSSFIVSTASQEIDFLCTGKVVRIDTDKGWCYVACSKCSKKLQRTESAFTCGVCNNPHAVGALRYRVEMAISDDTAEGVFVWFDGVLTKLHSIRASEAAQMLAEDGVNPEDTRLPPFIADTEGKTYTFQVRVTAFNFTEHYKTFTITRIAEDHGRLPVDDVVNNGDDDDDDDDDASPTIEPSSAAGDQGGTSKARKKTGAGASKVAKKARAG
- the LOC106406831 gene encoding ran-binding protein M homolog, with the translated sequence MTESSSNGRRNENDETSAAVNRRDPILQFLDKIRLSGTRRGDAMEDNEGEESPTELNAINSAGGFVIVSPDKLSVKYTNANLHGYDVGVAQANKPASFKCLTYYFEIFVKDAGVKGKVAIGFTKEGFIMRRQPGWEVNTCGYHGDDGNIYRGKATGEAFGPTYTTGDTVGGGINYASQEFFFTKNGALVGKIPKDIKGHLFPTVAVHSQNEEVSVNFGKQKFVFDVKGYETSARNTQQMAIEKISIPPNIGYGLVKSYLLHYGYEETLNAFNLATKTTVPPILIAQENAIDDEDDLHQRKTLRKLVRNGDIDAALANLQDSYPQIVQDDKSVVCFLLHCQKFIEFVRVGKLAEGVKYGRLELAKFVGLTEFQDIIEDCFALLVYPKPEESPVGYFLEDSQRELVADAVNAAILSNKKDACHLHSHLEMLLRQLTVCCLERRSMNGDQGETFRLHHVLNNNSTRR